Below is a genomic region from Gadus morhua chromosome 4, gadMor3.0, whole genome shotgun sequence.
GTTGTTCATTCTCTAATAACGGCTCCCATTCCTCCACAGTCTCAGTTACAGCATTGGATCAGAGGAAATGTTACCAACTGTGCCCATTCCATGTTCATCTTTGATCAGATGGACAAGATGCATCCTGCAATAATTGATGGCATAAAGCCATTTATGGACTACCAATACAAGCTGGATGGAGTGTCATATCAGAAAgccatcttcatcttcctcgGGTGAATACATCCTGCGTTATACATAGTACAATCTGAATAATCCCGATTGTTTAACAATTCCTGTAAAAGGGTACAAAAAGTCATTGCCATGTGTGGTAGTCTAATGCACCTTATGCACAGGGGAATTAACCATGTTTGCTTACATTCCTGATAGTAATGCTGGGGGAGAAATCATCAGAGAGAGCACTCTGGTTTCCTGGAAAgcaggaaaaaaaagagaggaacTCAAGCTGGAGGATGTGAAGACAGCCCTGTCTTCGGTTGTTTTCGACTTTTGTAAGTCTGATACTTTAAGATGAGCGTTCTGTGAGGCTGGTGGTTGTGCTTTTGTAACCGGTACCTGGTGTCTTTTAATGAACAATGTTACTAGTTtacaatcaataatcaatatatGGGCTAGACTACCAGAAGATTCTAAGGTTCGTTAAGGAGAGATATGGTAACTGTCTGCACCAGAAATGACACACTGAAACAAGAGATATATATTTCAAAGGTAAGAGAATTTTCAAAGctgttctttttctctcttaccttttggttttatttatttaagtaggAAAAATGATAAACGGAACAATTATACCTAaattgatttaaaataaaatgtggaaAAGATTA
It encodes:
- the LOC115542176 gene encoding torsin-1B-like isoform X3, with the protein product MNTVTGNGLPLTVKDMEKSQLQHWIRGNVTNCAHSMFIFDQMDKMHPAIIDGIKPFMDYQYKLDGVSYQKAIFIFLGNAGGEIIRESTLVSWKAGKKREELKLEDVKTALSSVVFDFYGESNVVDFFIPFLPLERQHIVQCIMVEMVAMGLQPDHNKVCEMADKIVVYIPDDERRISVSGCKRVASRLRHFMQ